One window of the Microbulbifer sp. Q7 genome contains the following:
- a CDS encoding outer membrane protein assembly factor BamD — MWSWNNQAWKTLLLAMLAVLVASCASTDEEEAGLPSGNRTEQAFYEAAQRQLKSSQWELAIKNLRALEDNFPFGNYAEQAQLELIYAYYRDYQNDAAISAADRFIRLHPQHRNVDYAYYMKGLASFTEGSGLFERFLPTDMTRRDPGSARESFAYFAQLMARYPESRYAPDAQKRMIHLRNLLARYEIHVANYYFKRNAYLAAANRGRFVVENFQQTPAVPDALAVMVQSYRLLEMPQLESTSLAVLRTNYPHHPAFRDDGSFNYKYFAGASGRSFIHRITLGLFEKSDPRGFDSRELYNAEYRPQDAPLPPEL; from the coding sequence ATGTGGTCCTGGAATAATCAGGCCTGGAAAACGCTGTTGCTGGCAATGCTGGCTGTTTTGGTGGCCTCCTGTGCCAGTACGGATGAAGAGGAAGCGGGATTGCCGTCCGGCAACCGCACCGAACAGGCCTTCTATGAAGCTGCCCAGCGGCAGCTGAAATCCAGCCAGTGGGAGCTGGCGATCAAGAACCTGCGGGCCCTGGAAGACAACTTCCCCTTCGGCAACTACGCCGAACAGGCCCAGCTGGAGCTGATCTATGCCTACTACCGCGACTACCAGAACGATGCGGCCATTTCTGCAGCGGATCGTTTTATCCGCCTGCACCCGCAGCATCGCAACGTGGATTACGCCTATTACATGAAGGGGCTGGCCTCGTTTACTGAGGGCAGCGGGCTGTTCGAACGCTTTTTGCCCACCGACATGACCCGCCGCGACCCGGGCTCGGCGCGGGAATCCTTTGCCTACTTTGCCCAGCTGATGGCGCGCTACCCGGAAAGTCGCTACGCGCCTGACGCCCAGAAGCGCATGATCCACCTGCGCAACCTGCTGGCGCGCTATGAAATTCATGTGGCCAACTACTACTTCAAGCGCAATGCGTATCTCGCCGCCGCCAACCGCGGTCGCTTTGTGGTTGAAAACTTCCAACAGACCCCGGCCGTACCCGATGCGCTGGCGGTGATGGTGCAGTCTTATCGCCTGCTGGAAATGCCACAGCTTGAATCAACCTCCCTCGCGGTGCTGCGCACCAACTACCCGCATCACCCGGCATTCCGCGACGACGGCAGTTTCAACTACAAGTACTTCGCCGGAGCCAGCGGTCGCAGCTTTATTCACCGCATCACCCTGGGCCTGTTTGAAAAATCAGATCCCCGTGGTTTCGATAGCCGCGAGCTGTACAACGCCGAGTACCGCCCGCAGGATGCGCCGCTGCCACCAGAGCTTTGA
- the rluD gene encoding 23S rRNA pseudouridine(1911/1915/1917) synthase RluD: MSNQIHLDIQVPAEYAGQRFDQIAADLIPDYSRARLQSWIKGGQLTVDGRSGKPKDKLYGGEQLQLRAQLEPQGEWQAQAMDLDIVYEDDSLLVVNKPAGLVVHPAAGNPDGTLLNGLLAHCAGQQNIPRAGIVHRLDKDTSGLMVVAKTLQAQADLVDQLKARSVSRQYDAIVHGTLSGGGTIKAPMGRHRTHRLKMAVLPNAGMGGAKEAITHYRLQERFRGHTLVRCQLETGRTHQIRVHMAHIRHPLVGDPLYGGRNKLPAGAEPELIEALQQFPRQALHAAELALIHPVTAETMHWSATMPEDMLRLLALLRADNL; this comes from the coding sequence ATGAGCAATCAAATACATCTCGATATTCAAGTGCCGGCAGAGTATGCCGGGCAACGGTTTGACCAGATCGCAGCGGATTTGATCCCTGATTATTCCCGCGCCCGCCTGCAGAGCTGGATAAAAGGCGGCCAACTCACGGTTGACGGGCGTTCTGGCAAGCCCAAGGACAAGCTTTACGGTGGTGAGCAGCTGCAGTTGCGCGCTCAACTGGAGCCCCAAGGGGAGTGGCAGGCCCAGGCGATGGACCTGGATATTGTCTATGAAGACGACAGCCTGCTGGTGGTCAACAAGCCTGCGGGGCTGGTGGTCCACCCGGCGGCGGGTAATCCGGACGGCACGCTGCTCAACGGTCTGCTCGCCCACTGCGCGGGACAGCAGAACATCCCCCGGGCGGGCATTGTGCACCGGCTGGACAAGGACACCAGTGGCCTGATGGTGGTGGCGAAAACCCTGCAGGCGCAAGCGGACCTGGTGGATCAACTCAAGGCCCGGTCTGTGAGCCGCCAGTACGATGCCATCGTGCATGGCACCTTGAGTGGCGGTGGCACCATTAAGGCGCCGATGGGCCGCCATCGCACCCATCGACTGAAAATGGCCGTGTTGCCCAATGCGGGCATGGGCGGTGCGAAGGAAGCGATTACTCACTATCGCCTGCAGGAGCGCTTTCGCGGTCACACCCTGGTGCGCTGCCAGCTGGAAACCGGTCGCACCCACCAGATTCGGGTGCACATGGCGCATATCCGTCATCCGCTGGTGGGGGATCCGCTGTATGGCGGGCGCAACAAATTGCCCGCCGGGGCAGAGCCGGAACTGATTGAAGCGCTGCAGCAATTCCCCCGGCAAGCGTTGCATGCGGCCGAGCTGGCCCTCATCCATCCGGTGACCGCCGAGACCATGCACTGGTCGGCGACCATGCCGGAGGATATGCTGCGGCTGCTCGCGCTGTTACGTGCCGACAACCTCTGA
- a CDS encoding NAD+ synthase yields MSTLQLVLAQINLMVGDIPGNADQVVEIARRAHREHDADLVLFPELTLCGYPPEDLLLRPSMQKRIDAALKTLQEADLPCAVLVGYPRVVAGAVLNMAGLIQGGELMAEYAKQKLPNYQVFDELRYFIPGDQPCVVDIKGIPTAITICEDIWHPEPVAQARRAGAKLMLNINASPFHRGKAQERLALLGRQAQAGDMPILYVNSVGGQDELVFDGGSFAVGKDGSLCGRAPEFVESLLPITVQAEEGEVRLAAGNDAEPLPALASVYQALVLGVRDYVNKNGFKGVVLGLSGGIDSALTLAIAVDALGPDRVEAVMMPFRYTSDLSKNDAADQARRLGIHYRVIGIEGIFDAAMAALAKEFEGSERDTTEENLQARARGMLLMAISNKKGFMVLTTGNKSEMAVGYATLYGDMVGGYNALKDVPKVLVYALSRYRNSVSEVIPETVITREPSAELAPDQVDSDSLPPYEVLDEILSLYIDEDHSAAYIIGRGFDEATVMRVVRLVDRNEYKRRQAAVGVRISERGFGRDRRYPITNGWKAGE; encoded by the coding sequence ATGTCTACTTTGCAGCTAGTGCTGGCGCAAATCAATCTAATGGTGGGGGATATTCCCGGCAATGCCGACCAGGTGGTCGAAATCGCCCGCCGCGCGCACCGCGAGCACGACGCAGACCTGGTGTTGTTTCCGGAACTGACCCTGTGCGGTTACCCCCCGGAGGACCTGCTGCTGCGCCCCAGCATGCAGAAGCGTATCGACGCCGCCCTGAAAACGCTACAAGAGGCAGACCTGCCGTGCGCGGTACTGGTGGGTTACCCGCGTGTTGTGGCGGGTGCCGTGCTGAATATGGCGGGACTGATACAGGGGGGCGAGCTGATGGCCGAATACGCCAAGCAAAAACTCCCCAATTACCAGGTGTTTGACGAACTGCGTTACTTCATCCCCGGTGATCAGCCCTGCGTGGTGGACATCAAGGGCATACCGACCGCCATCACCATCTGCGAGGACATCTGGCATCCGGAACCCGTGGCGCAGGCTCGGCGCGCCGGGGCCAAACTGATGTTGAATATCAATGCATCGCCGTTCCACCGGGGCAAGGCGCAGGAGCGGCTGGCGCTGCTGGGGCGTCAGGCGCAGGCGGGGGATATGCCCATCTTGTACGTCAATTCCGTGGGTGGGCAAGATGAGCTGGTGTTCGACGGCGGCTCCTTTGCGGTAGGCAAGGATGGCAGCCTGTGCGGACGGGCGCCGGAGTTTGTGGAGAGCCTGCTGCCGATCACCGTGCAGGCGGAAGAAGGCGAGGTACGCCTTGCCGCGGGCAATGACGCCGAACCCCTGCCAGCGCTGGCGTCGGTCTATCAGGCGCTGGTACTGGGTGTGCGGGACTATGTGAATAAGAATGGCTTCAAGGGTGTCGTCCTCGGCCTTTCTGGGGGTATCGATTCGGCCCTGACGCTGGCGATTGCGGTGGATGCGCTGGGCCCGGATCGGGTGGAAGCGGTGATGATGCCGTTCCGCTACACTTCGGACCTGTCCAAAAACGATGCGGCGGATCAGGCCCGGCGCCTGGGTATCCACTACCGTGTCATTGGTATCGAGGGCATCTTTGATGCGGCCATGGCTGCGCTGGCCAAGGAATTTGAGGGAAGCGAGCGGGATACCACCGAGGAAAACCTGCAGGCACGTGCCCGCGGCATGCTACTGATGGCCATTTCCAACAAGAAAGGCTTTATGGTCCTGACCACCGGGAACAAGAGTGAGATGGCGGTGGGTTATGCCACCCTGTACGGCGATATGGTGGGCGGCTACAACGCACTGAAAGACGTGCCCAAGGTACTGGTTTACGCGCTGTCCCGTTACCGCAACTCGGTATCCGAGGTGATTCCGGAGACGGTGATAACCCGCGAGCCCAGTGCCGAGCTGGCACCGGACCAGGTGGATTCCGACAGTCTGCCCCCCTACGAGGTGTTGGATGAAATCCTGAGCCTGTACATCGATGAGGACCACAGCGCGGCCTATATCATCGGTCGGGGGTTCGATGAGGCCACGGTGATGCGTGTGGTACGCCTGGTGGATCGCAACGAATACAAGCGCCGTCAGGCGGCGGTGGGGGTGCGAATCTCCGAGCGTGGGTTCGGGCGCGACCGGCGTTACCCGATCACCAATGGATGGAAGGCCGGCGAGTAA
- a CDS encoding sigma-54 dependent transcriptional regulator, which yields MTDRQPIALVVDDEPDICDLISMTLRRMHVRTDIAMSVAEARRRIAEKSYDFCLTDMRLPDGDGLELVEVIQDLPKDRSYPVAVITAHGNMDTAIAALKLGAFDFVSKPVNLERLRALVLLALRLGEDRFFQTQEFPPLLQGQSSAVRTLRTTIEKVARSDAPVHLQGPPGSGKELTARCIHDLGPRAEQPFIAVHCSTIPQEAFEHTLFGSNTAGNENPGLLQSANGGTLFLDEITALPKDIQVKLLRIIEEKRFHAVGDHQPQALNIRLISSAEKQLAAATRSGDFRSDLFFRINVIELTVPALRERKEDIPLLARYLLRRITEGTPGAAPRASQDAVTALQAYPFPGNLRELENILERALTLCESNTISAGDLILTGEPPLSQAGGHTAHPVQPGIPLAAQPDTCYPGQFDAADYDTLDDFLQTIEREAIESALNETRGNKTAAAEKLGISFRSLRYRLKKLGLESE from the coding sequence ATGACCGATCGTCAACCCATCGCCCTGGTCGTCGACGACGAACCAGACATTTGCGACCTGATTTCAATGACACTGCGCCGTATGCACGTGCGCACGGATATCGCCATGTCCGTTGCCGAGGCACGGAGGAGAATCGCCGAGAAGTCCTACGATTTTTGTCTCACGGACATGCGCCTACCCGACGGGGATGGCCTCGAACTGGTCGAAGTCATTCAGGACCTGCCCAAGGACCGGTCTTATCCGGTCGCCGTGATTACCGCGCATGGCAACATGGACACGGCCATTGCCGCGCTCAAGTTGGGCGCCTTCGATTTTGTCAGCAAGCCCGTCAACCTGGAGCGCTTGCGTGCCCTCGTGCTCCTGGCCCTTCGGCTGGGAGAGGATCGCTTCTTCCAAACCCAGGAATTCCCGCCGCTGCTTCAGGGCCAGTCCTCCGCGGTGCGCACACTGCGCACAACCATTGAGAAAGTGGCACGAAGCGACGCACCGGTACACTTGCAGGGGCCGCCGGGCTCAGGCAAGGAGCTCACCGCCCGCTGTATTCACGACCTGGGTCCGCGTGCAGAACAGCCCTTTATCGCCGTGCACTGCTCGACGATCCCGCAGGAAGCGTTCGAACACACATTATTCGGCAGCAACACCGCCGGCAACGAAAATCCGGGCCTGTTGCAGTCTGCCAACGGCGGCACCTTGTTTCTCGACGAAATCACCGCATTGCCAAAGGACATTCAGGTCAAACTACTGCGGATCATTGAGGAAAAGCGCTTCCACGCCGTCGGAGATCATCAGCCGCAGGCACTGAACATCCGGCTAATCAGTAGCGCGGAGAAACAACTTGCCGCAGCAACCCGCAGTGGCGATTTCCGCAGCGACCTCTTTTTCCGCATTAATGTGATCGAGCTGACAGTCCCGGCCCTGCGGGAGAGAAAAGAAGACATTCCATTACTCGCCCGCTATCTGCTGCGCCGAATCACCGAGGGTACGCCCGGCGCTGCGCCCAGAGCCAGTCAGGACGCGGTGACCGCTCTCCAGGCATACCCCTTTCCAGGAAACCTGCGCGAGCTGGAAAATATCCTGGAGCGCGCGCTCACTCTCTGCGAATCGAACACCATCAGCGCGGGTGACCTGATACTGACCGGCGAACCGCCGCTTTCCCAGGCAGGCGGCCACACCGCACATCCCGTGCAGCCGGGTATACCACTCGCGGCCCAGCCCGATACCTGCTACCCGGGCCAGTTTGACGCGGCCGATTACGACACGCTGGATGACTTTCTCCAGACCATCGAGCGCGAAGCGATCGAGTCGGCACTGAATGAAACCCGCGGCAACAAGACCGCCGCGGCGGAAAAACTGGGGATCAGCTTTCGGTCTCTGCGCTACCGTCTCAAAAAACTGGGGCTGGAAAGCGAATAA
- a CDS encoding PAS domain-containing sensor histidine kinase: MSSQTVFDAAIPPDTDASSAPSESATLAGRDLPRPRLRQRELLKLYAWYRVVIALVLLGLFASGISRGTVGTLSPALYLNTAITYAVVNIAWLLFLYPSRFLTTPLRIGSILACDILAFLLLIQASGGLNSGIGYLLLTTCAVGSLLLDRRMGAFLAAIASIAVIAQQLYGILDGQADTQDIVSAGSLGILLFTSVAALQYLSAHIRLANEKAAQERRQAARLQRLTQQIVAQMRTGVMVLNGHGEAELVNRAAQQLLGKQRLDNGKLDGDLLLNLIELRLQSGSTSGVIKGAGHSELRASVTPLTDDTSESTLVFLEDNRKLTQQAQQLKLASLGRLTGSIAHEVRNPLSAINHAAELLAESPSISGEDQLLSEIISRHSKRVNQIIENVMQLSRRQTPRTQLLDLCEWAKNFLNEFQKETGEHYTIALQCPDQPVPARFDPDQMAQVATNLCNNAVRHSHNATGHYSAQIIVRFNSSRQCAEMDFVDNGIGVAEEHSDKIFEPFFTTEPTGAGLGLYIARELCESTRANLYYCRTREKLSCFRIEFANAEQIF; encoded by the coding sequence GTGAGCAGCCAGACGGTATTCGATGCTGCGATACCCCCAGACACAGACGCCAGTAGCGCCCCCTCTGAGTCGGCAACGCTTGCCGGACGTGACCTTCCCCGTCCTCGGTTACGGCAGCGAGAGCTGCTCAAGCTGTACGCCTGGTATCGGGTGGTCATCGCACTTGTACTGCTCGGGCTCTTCGCCTCGGGCATCAGTCGCGGCACCGTCGGCACCCTTTCCCCGGCGCTGTACCTGAACACCGCCATCACCTACGCGGTGGTCAATATCGCGTGGCTTCTGTTCCTTTACCCGAGCCGCTTCCTGACTACCCCGCTGCGGATCGGCAGTATCCTCGCCTGTGACATCCTCGCCTTTCTGCTGTTGATCCAGGCCAGTGGCGGACTCAATTCGGGTATCGGCTACTTGCTGTTGACCACCTGCGCGGTCGGCTCACTGCTGCTGGACCGGCGCATGGGCGCTTTTCTCGCGGCCATCGCCAGCATCGCCGTCATCGCCCAGCAGCTCTACGGCATTCTCGACGGCCAGGCAGATACCCAAGACATTGTCTCGGCCGGCAGCCTCGGCATTCTCCTGTTTACCTCAGTGGCTGCGCTCCAGTACCTTTCCGCCCACATTCGGCTTGCGAATGAAAAAGCCGCACAGGAGCGGCGGCAGGCGGCACGCCTGCAACGCCTTACCCAGCAGATCGTGGCACAGATGCGCACCGGAGTGATGGTACTCAACGGTCACGGCGAGGCCGAACTGGTCAACCGCGCCGCGCAGCAGCTTCTCGGCAAACAGCGCCTGGATAATGGAAAACTGGACGGAGACCTGCTGCTCAACCTGATCGAATTGCGACTGCAGTCCGGATCTACCAGTGGGGTGATAAAGGGCGCGGGACACAGTGAGCTGCGCGCGAGCGTGACTCCCCTCACCGACGATACCAGCGAGAGCACACTGGTATTTTTGGAAGACAACCGCAAGCTCACCCAGCAGGCCCAGCAACTGAAGCTGGCATCGCTGGGGCGATTGACCGGCTCCATTGCCCACGAGGTACGGAACCCACTCAGCGCCATCAACCACGCGGCCGAGCTGCTCGCGGAATCCCCTTCCATTTCCGGAGAGGATCAGCTACTCAGCGAAATCATCAGCCGTCACAGCAAGCGGGTGAACCAGATCATCGAAAACGTGATGCAGCTGTCCCGACGCCAGACACCGCGGACACAGCTGCTGGACCTGTGTGAGTGGGCAAAAAATTTCCTCAACGAGTTTCAAAAAGAAACCGGCGAGCACTACACCATCGCCCTGCAATGCCCGGACCAGCCCGTGCCTGCACGCTTCGATCCTGACCAGATGGCCCAGGTGGCCACCAACCTTTGCAACAATGCTGTACGCCACTCGCACAATGCAACCGGTCACTATTCCGCACAAATTATCGTCCGTTTCAATAGCAGCCGGCAGTGTGCGGAAATGGATTTCGTGGACAACGGGATTGGGGTAGCGGAAGAGCATTCCGACAAAATCTTTGAGCCCTTCTTCACAACCGAGCCTACCGGCGCCGGCCTGGGCCTGTATATCGCGCGGGAATTGTGCGAATCTACTCGCGCCAACCTTTACTATTGCCGAACCCGGGAAAAGCTCAGCTGCTTCCGCATCGAGTTCGCCAATGCGGAACAAATTTTTTAA